The Seriola aureovittata isolate HTS-2021-v1 ecotype China chromosome 12, ASM2101889v1, whole genome shotgun sequence genome window below encodes:
- the LOC130178799 gene encoding transcription factor HES-1-B-like, which yields MLEKLVPPRGGGLPGYWRGGGPVRLLARRMEPRNSHTSRSRAGSSSINKTRGAGNRSRSLIKVKMPAGTLERTSPSAVAATPASGDCTPEKPRTLTENRKSSKPIMEKRRRARINESLGQLKTLILDALKKDSSRHSKLEKADILEMTVKHLRNLQRLQMTAAVNTDPSVLGKYRAGFSECVGEVTRFLSTCEGVNTEVRTRLLSHLAACVTQISAVNLYGPHPAILGLGQTNTQIPAASAPQMPCKSGSAMQVSPEAMKLYGGFQVVPAPDGQFTFLVPSAALIPLNAQNSHHMSPAAPPLTTDSVWRPW from the exons ATGTTAGAGAAACTGGTTCCTCCCCGGGGAGGGGGGCTTCCCGGGTACTGGCGAGGCGGTGGGCCCGTGCGCCTATTGGCCAGACGGATGGAACCCAGGAACTCGCACACGAGCCGCTCGCGTGCAGGCTCGAGCTCTATAAATAAGACCCGAGGTGCTGGAAACAGGAGCAGA TCTTTGATAAAGGTGAAGATGCCCGCCGGTACTTTGGAAAGAACGTCCCCATCCGCTGTGGCTGCCACTCCGGCAAGTGGGGACTGCACACCCGAGAAACCCCGGACTCTGACAGAGAACAGAAAG TCCTCCAAACCAATCATGGAAAAGCGGAGACGTGCGCGCATCAATGAGAGTCTTGGCCAGCTTAAGACCCTCATCCTGGACGCACTCAAGAAAGAC AGCTCCAGACACTCCAAACTGGAGAAGGCAGATATACTGGAGATGACTGTGAAGCACCTCAGGAACCTGCAGCGACTTCAGATGACTG CTGCTGTGAACACAGACCCATCCGTCTTGGGTAAATACAGAGCTGGGTTCAGTGAGTGTGTTGGAGAGGTCACTCGTTTCTTGTCCACGTGTGAGGGGGTGAACACAGAGGTGCGGACTCGCCTGCTCAGCCACCTGGCGGCCTGTGTGACCCAGATCAGCGCTGTCAACTTGTATGGACCTCACCCAGCCATACTCGGACTTGGACAGACCAATACACAGATTCCAGCTGCGTCAGCCCCACAGATGCCGTGCAAAAGTGGCTCAGCAATGCAAGTTTCCCCAGAAGCGATGAAGCTCTACGGCGGCTTCCAGGTCGTGCCAGCGCCGGATGGACAGTTCACTTTTCTTGTTCCCAGTGCAGCTCTCATACCTCTGAACGcacaaaacagtcaccacaTGTCACCTGCTGCACCTCCGCTCACCACAGACTCTGTGTGGAGACCATGGTAG